The genomic DNA CGACAAGGAGCGCCCGCGCAACTCGCCCAAGGGCTCGATCTATATCGTGAAGCCCAAGATGCACGGCCCCGAAGAGGTGGCCTTCGTCTGCCAGACCTTCGAGGCGGTCGAAACCGTGCTGGGCCTGCGCAAGAACACCATCAAGATCGGCATCATGGACGAGGAGCGCCGCACCTCGGCCAACCTCAAGGCCTGTATCGCCGCCGCGGCGGGCCGGATTGCCTTCGTCAACACCGGCTTCCTTGATCGCACCGGCGACGAGATCCACACCTCCATCGAGGCCGGGCCGATGGTGCCCAAGGGGCGGATGAAGTCCGCCACATGGCTTCAGGCCTATGAAGATCGCAACGTCGACATCGCGCTGCAATGCGGGCTGAAGGGGCGGGCACAGATCGGCAAGGGCATGTGGGCCATGACCGACGACATGGCCGGGATGCTGGAGCAGAAGAAGGGCCACCTGATGCAGGGCGGCACCTGCGCCTGGGTGCCATCGCCCACCGCCGCCGTGCTGCACGCGACCCATTATCACGAGACCGACGTGTTTACCCGGCTTTATGAGATTTCCGAGCAGTCTAAGGGGCAGCTTCGCAATCCGCTCGACGAGCTGCTGACAATTCCGCTGCAAGAGGGCGAGCTGCCGGGAGACGAGATCCGGACCGAGCTGGAGAACAACTGCCAGAGCCTATTGGGATATGTTGTACGTTGGGTCGATCAGGGGGTTGGCTGCTCGAAAGTGCCCGATGTGCATGACGTGCCGCTGATGGAAGACCGAGCTACTCTGCGCATTTCCGCGCAGGCCCTGGCCAATTGGATGCTGCATGACGTGGTGAGCCAGGATCAGGTGCTTGAGGCACTCAAGAAGATGGCCGCGGTGGTCGATCAGCAAAACGCGGGCGATCCGGCCTATCAGCCGATGGCACCGGGGTTTGACGGCGTGGCCTTTCAGGCTGCCTGCGACCTTGTGTTCAAAGGCCGCGACGAGCCCTCGGGCTACACCCAAAACATCCTTCAGGCCCGCCGGATCGAGGCAAAGGCCAAGGGCTGACGCGCTAAGGCCGAAGGCACGAAAAAGGGCGCGCGGGGGTAAGCCGCGCGCCAGTTGGGAGACAACCGGAGAGGTTGAGTCGGGGGTGCGAGCCTGCCGGGTGGCTCGGGACAAAAAGGGCCGGGCCGCCGCGCGGCAGGCATCTCTATAATTAAGTTATTTCAACGCATTAGGCCGTCCGGCCGAGCGAGGCGCGGGGCCCATTGCGGCTGCCTGCTTCTCGGGGCGCGGCTGGGCGTGCTGGCCACGGATGACCGTGCCCCCTTTTGGGCTGATGGCTTTCACCCGCGTAGCGCTTGGGCCATCTGCGCCGTAGCGCAGAGAAAAAAGGCGCACGGATCGCGGTGATCCGTGCGCCCCCGGGGAGAACCTTCAATGGCCGGTGGGCCGCTTAGCTGCCGAAGGCCGGGTTGTTCAGGATGTAGGCACGCTGGGCTTGGTCGCCATCATCCAGAGCGGCCAGACCGATCAGCTGATCCACCGAGTAAAGGCCCGGCTCGACGCCAACCGAAGCTGCCAGCTTGCTCGCAGCAGCGCTGCCCTCGACGACCGACTTGGAAGACAGGCCAGCGCTGGCACCCTCGGGGTTTTCGAGGATGTACTGACGCTGGGCGTTGTCGCCATCATCCAGAGCGGCCAGACCGATCAGCTGGTCCACCGAGTAGAGGCCCGGCTCGACGCCAACGGAAGCCGCCAGCTTGTCTGCACCAGCGCCGCCACCGACGACGGATTTGGACGAAACGCCAGCGCTCGCGCCTTCGGGGTTGTCGAGGATGTACTGACGCTGCGCGTTGTCGCCTTCATCAAGGCCTTTCAGCTGGATCAGCTGCTCGATGGAGTAAACGCCGGGCTCAACACCGACCGAGCCGGAGAGCGAGGCGTTGTCGGCAAAGGCGGGGGCAGTGATGGCAGCTGCGGCCAGGGCGAGGATGGAAGTTTTGGTAAAAGTCATGATGTGTCTCCTTAGGATATCACGTAGGTGATTGCCCGTTCTCGGGCGGTTATGGTTGCGGCCCCGAGGGGCGGTTGCGGTGGTGCCGGCGAAGCGCCCTCTGTTTGAAAGCGCCGATGCTCGCTGGCGGTGGTTATGAGATGGGTCATCCAAGCCGCTGGAAGAACGGCAAAAGATGCCGCCCTCCCTGTGCACATCTGCGCATCACAAGAGTTTGAGCGGCTCTTGTCTTGGGTGGGGGGCAACGCAGAGGCGCTGGGCCTGAGCAGATTGGCGATTGTCCTGTGACATAGCCGGAGCGAGGTTGCCCTTGTGTCAGCCGGTGCACCTTGCGGCAAAACGCGTTCACCGCCGTTCACGCGGGCGTGTGTGCGAAGGTTTCAGCCCCGTCGCGCGGGCGTGAGTTTCCGGCGCCTTTTGCGTCACGGCGCTGTGGGGAATGTTGCAGGATTAGCGGGCACCGGGGCCAAAATCTGCCGCGCGCTTATGCAGGTTGGGGCAGAGGGGCTGTGCGCGGCTGAGTCATATACACGGCTTTAAGCTCCGATCGTGCAAAGCTATGATCGCGGCAAGGCTTATGGCAGGATCACGCTCATGAAACGTCCCATCGTCGGTATCATCTGCAACTCGCATCTCTTGAACGACCAATACCCGGTTCATGCGGGCGGCACGATGAACTCCGCTGCCGTGGCGCAGGTGACAGGTGCGATGCCCGTGCTGATCCCCGCCGATCCGCGCTTCGTGAGCGTGCCCGAGCTGATGGAGATGTGCGATGGCTTCGTCTTTCCCGGCGGGCGGCCCAATGTGCACCCGGAAGAATACGGCGAGGCGGAGACAGAGGCGCATGGCGCGTTTGACCGGGCCCGCGATGCAATTGCCCTGCCGCTGATCCGCGCCTGCGTTGAAAACGGCCAGCCCTTCCTCGGCATCTGCCGTGGATTTCAGGAGGTGGCGGTGGCCATGGGCAGCACGTTGCACCCCGAGATTCGTGAGTTGCCGGGCCGGATGAACCACCGGATGCCGCCCGATGGCACGCTGGAAGAGAAGTTTGCCCTCCGCCACAAGGTGACGCTCACCGAGGGCAGCCAGTTTCACGAGGTATTCGGCGCGACCGAGGTGATGACCAACACGCTCCACGGGCAGGGCATCAAAAACCCCGGCCCGCGCATCCAGATTGAAGGCACCGCACCCGATGGCACGCCCGAGGCGATCACCGTGCGCGATGCGCCGGGCTTCACGCTGTCGGTCCAGTGGCACCCCGAATACAACGCCGCCGAAGACCCGGTGAGCCGCCCGCTCTTTGAGGCCTTCGGCGTCGCGGTGCGCGAATGGAAGGCCCGTGGTGCGCGGCCCGGGCTGAAGAGCGTGGGCTGAGCTTTTCGCCGATCTGCCGGGGGCCGGAGTTTGGCCCACCCGGCGAACGGCCACCTAAAAGGGCAAACGTGATGCAAGGACCATCAGGAAAGACTGGCTGGCGCGCGGCGCTGAGTTGGCTCGACATGCCGCCTCTTTGGCTGGCGCTCTTCATCGCGCTCGCGTGGGTTCAGGCCAGCCGCTTTCCGGGGCTTACATGGTCGCACCCGGTCACCGACCTGCTGGGCGGGCTGCTTGTGGGCGGCGGGCTTTTGTTGCTGGCGCTGTCCTCCATGGAGTTTCGCCGCGCAAAGACCTCGATCATCCCCCACCGCGAGGCTGAGGCGCTGATCACCAGTGGCGTCTACGGGCGCTCGCGCAACCCTATCTACCTTGGCGACGCAATGATCCTTTCTGGGTTCTGCGCCTTTTGGGGGGCCTGGCTTGCCCTCGTGGTGCTCTTGCCGCTGTTCGTCTGGGTCATCACCGACAGGTTCATTGCCCCGGAGGAGGCCCGGCTGCGCCGCGCGTTTGGCCCGCAATTCGAGGCCTGGGCCGCGCGGGTGAGGCGCTGGGCCTAGACTTTTGTGTGGCCTGTTCCGGTTCTGGTTGTAACAAAATTACGCAAGGTGATAGGTAGGAGCCGCTGCCAGCCTGCGCCGAACGCGCGGAACACAAAGGGAAGGGGGACCATCCGTTGAAAATCGGAACGCCCAAGGAAGTTCTCAAAGGCGAGAACCGTGTGGCCATGACGCCGGATTCGGCCACTCAATTGCAAAAACTCGGGCATGATTGCCTGATCGAAGCCGGCGCCGGTGCCGCTGCGGGCTTCTCGGACCAAGCCTATGAAGCGGCCGGCGTGACGGTGGTGAAAACCGCTGCTGCGCTGTGGAAAGAGGCCGATGTGATCGCCAAGGTCCGCGTGCCCACCGATGCCGAGGCCAAACGGCTGAAGAAGGGCCAGACGCTGATCAGCTTCTTCGCCCCGGCCGAAAACGAGCTTCAGATGGCTGCGCTCGCCGATAAGGGCGCAACCGTTGTGGCGATGGAGATGGTGCCCCGCATCAGCCGCGCCCAGAAGATGGATGCGCTCAGCTCGATGGCCAATATCGCGGGCTACCGCGCGGTGATCGAAGCGGGCAACAACTTTGGCCGCTTCTTTACCGGGCAGGTCACGGCGGCGGGCAAGGTGCCCCCGGCGAAGGTGCTCGTAGTTGGGGCTGGCGTGGCCGGTCTGGCCGCGATTGGCACCTCCACCAGCCTCGGCGCGATCACCTACGCCTTCGACGTGCGGCCCGAAGTGGCCGAGCAGATCGAATCGATGGGCGCGGAGTTCGTCTTCCTTGATTTCGACGAAGAGGCACAGGACGGTGCGGCAACGGGCGGCTACGCGGCCCCCTCCAGCCCCGAGTTCCGGGAAAAGCAGCTGGAGAAATTCCGCGAGCTGGCCCCCGAGATGGACATCGTGATCTGCACCGCGCTGATCCCGAACCGGCCCGCCCCGGTGCTCTGGACCAAGGATATGGTCGAGATGATGAAGCCGGGCTCGGTGATCGTCGATCTCGCCGCAGAGCGCGGCGGCAACTGCGAGCTGACCAAGGCCGACGAAAAGATCGTGACCGACAATGGCGTGACCATCGTTGGCTACACCGACTTCCCGAGCCGGATGGCCACCCAGTCCTCCACGCTCTACGCCACCAACATCCGCCACATGATGACGGATCTGACACCTGAGAAGGACGGCGTCATCAACCACAACATGGAAGATGACGTGATCCGGGGCGCGACGGTAACGCATGACGGCGAAGTCACCTTCCCGCCGCCACCGCCGAAGGTTCAGGCGATTGCGGCTGTGAAGAAGGAAAAGCCCAAGGAGCTGACGCCCGAAGAGAAGAAGGCGCAGGAGGCCGAGGCCTTCAAGGCGCAGACCAAGCAACAGGTCACGCTGATCACCGTAGGCGCGGTGCTGCTTCTGGCCGTGGGTCTGGTGGCCCCGGCGAGCTTCATGCAGCACTTCATCGTCTTCGTACTCTCGGTCTTCGTGGGCTTCCAGGTGATCTGGAATGTCTCGCACTCGCTGCACACGCCGCTGATGGCGGTGACCAACGCGATCTCGTCGATCATCATCGTCGGGGCGCTGTTGCAGATGGGCTCCAGCTCGTTCCTCGTGGTTCTGCTTGCCGCGCTCTCGGTCTTCATGGCCGGGATCAACATCTTCGGCGGCTTCCTCGTCACCCGGCGCATGCTCGCCATGTTCCAGAAATCGTAAGGGGGCCGGAGCAATGGATTACGGATTTACCACTGCGGCCTATGTTGTTGCCGCTGTTCTCTTCATCCTCTCGCTGGGCGGCCTTTCGGGGCAGGAAAGCGCCAAGCGGGCTGTCTGGTACGGGATCGTGGGCATGGGGCTGGCGGTGCTGGCCACGCTCATCGGCCCCGGCTCGGGCCTCTGGCTGCTGACGCTGCTGCTCATCGCGGGCGGCGGGGTGATCGGCTACATGGTGGCCACCAAGGTGCAGATGACGGAGATGCCGCAGCTCGTGGCGGCCATGCACTCGCTCGTCGGGCTTGCGGCGGTGTTCGTGGGGTACAATGCCCATTTCACCATCCGCCTCGTCGCGGACGGCGCGCAGAGTGAAGAGCTGGGCTACTTCGCCTCCATCGTGGCGCATAAG from Oceanicola sp. D3 includes the following:
- a CDS encoding gamma-glutamyl-gamma-aminobutyrate hydrolase family protein — protein: MKRPIVGIICNSHLLNDQYPVHAGGTMNSAAVAQVTGAMPVLIPADPRFVSVPELMEMCDGFVFPGGRPNVHPEEYGEAETEAHGAFDRARDAIALPLIRACVENGQPFLGICRGFQEVAVAMGSTLHPEIRELPGRMNHRMPPDGTLEEKFALRHKVTLTEGSQFHEVFGATEVMTNTLHGQGIKNPGPRIQIEGTAPDGTPEAITVRDAPGFTLSVQWHPEYNAAEDPVSRPLFEAFGVAVREWKARGARPGLKSVG
- a CDS encoding isoprenylcysteine carboxylmethyltransferase family protein → MQGPSGKTGWRAALSWLDMPPLWLALFIALAWVQASRFPGLTWSHPVTDLLGGLLVGGGLLLLALSSMEFRRAKTSIIPHREAEALITSGVYGRSRNPIYLGDAMILSGFCAFWGAWLALVVLLPLFVWVITDRFIAPEEARLRRAFGPQFEAWAARVRRWA
- a CDS encoding Re/Si-specific NAD(P)(+) transhydrogenase subunit alpha, which encodes MKIGTPKEVLKGENRVAMTPDSATQLQKLGHDCLIEAGAGAAAGFSDQAYEAAGVTVVKTAAALWKEADVIAKVRVPTDAEAKRLKKGQTLISFFAPAENELQMAALADKGATVVAMEMVPRISRAQKMDALSSMANIAGYRAVIEAGNNFGRFFTGQVTAAGKVPPAKVLVVGAGVAGLAAIGTSTSLGAITYAFDVRPEVAEQIESMGAEFVFLDFDEEAQDGAATGGYAAPSSPEFREKQLEKFRELAPEMDIVICTALIPNRPAPVLWTKDMVEMMKPGSVIVDLAAERGGNCELTKADEKIVTDNGVTIVGYTDFPSRMATQSSTLYATNIRHMMTDLTPEKDGVINHNMEDDVIRGATVTHDGEVTFPPPPPKVQAIAAVKKEKPKELTPEEKKAQEAEAFKAQTKQQVTLITVGAVLLLAVGLVAPASFMQHFIVFVLSVFVGFQVIWNVSHSLHTPLMAVTNAISSIIIVGALLQMGSSSFLVVLLAALSVFMAGINIFGGFLVTRRMLAMFQKS